CAAGAACCGCTCGCGGAGCTAAATCAACATCCGTAAAGTATTTAGGCCGGAAGACCGTCGGCAAGGGCCGGCAGTGGGCCCAAGTTCACCCGGAATTCACCCAACCGGCGCGAGCTTCAACCACTAAAACCCCCGCGCGGCAGACCGGTTGTTAGCCGCCGCGCGCCGCGCGAAGGGCCCGCCGCACGGCCGGGCGCTTCGCCGGGCGTATTACCTTTGTGCCCCGCCGGAAGCCCTCCAGTGGCTGCCCTTTTTCTGCTATGGCCTTATCTCCCGACTACCCCCGCTTCACCCTTGGCCATGCCCTCACGGCCGAGCAACGAGCCTTTTTTGCTAAATACGGATTCCTTCATTTTCGCCCGTTCGCTTCGCCCGAATACGTGCAGCAGCTCCTCCAAGCCACCCAGGAGGTGCAGGCCCGCTGGCTGGCCGAGGGCGTGGAAAAAGTGAACGGCGTCCCCATTAAATACGGCCACGACGTGGACGGCTCGCGCATTGTGCAGCGCTTTGCCTTTGCCTCGCAGCACCACCCCGTGCTGCATGAGCTGTTGCAGGACGAGCGTTTCAAAGCCCTGTTTCCCCTGCTGGAAGCCGAAGGCGGTCGCGTGGGCGAAAACGAGAAAGACGGCCTCGTGGTGAACCACTACGTGAACGTGGAGGGCTCCGAGTTCAGCCAGATGGGCTGGCACACCGACTCGCTGCGCGACGTGTTCTACGGCAAGCGCATCGGGCCCATGCTCAACGTGGGCCTGCACCTCGACGGCACCAAGGCCACCAACGGCGGGCTGCGCGTCATTCCCGGCACGCACCGCCAAGGCCTGCACAAGATGCTGTTTCGGAAAAAATACTACAAAGACGTGTTCTACGACCCCAACGAGGTGGCCGTGGAAACCGAGCCCGGCGACCTCACCGTGCACGACGGGCGCATGTGGCACCGGGTCGCGCAGTCGCCGCTGGTGGGCGACGCCAGCCGCCGCCGCGTGATGTACGTGCCCATCCTCGCGGGCAAGTACCAGCCCAAAAGCCAGGACAGCCCCACGCCCTTCTACCTGCGCTTTTTGCACTTGGTGAAGTAATTCAGTGAACAGTTAACAGTGAGCAGTGAACAGCGTTGTTCGGTGAACTCCTGGCAACTGTTCATTGCTCACTGCTAACTGTTCACTGATAAAATGTACGCTCTCGTTACCGGCGCTTCGCGCGGCATTGGCCGGGCCATTTCCCTCCTGCTGGCCCAGCGCGGCTACGACCTGTTGCTGGTGGCCCGTTCCGAAGACCAGCTTACCGCCTTGGCCCAGGAGGTAGCCCAAAAGCATAAGCGCCAAGCCCGTGTGCTGGTCCTCGACCTGGCCGCGCCCGGCGCCGCCGACACCGTGGCCAACTGGGCCACGCAGCAAACCGACCAGCTGGCCATTTTGGTGAATAACGCCGGCTATGGCCTCTGGGGGCGCTTCGAACAGCTCAGCCTGGCCGAGCAGCAGAACATGCTGCAGCTGAACATGAACCTGCCTGTGGCCCTCACGCACGCCCTGCTGCCCGCGTTGCACAAAGCGCCCAAAGCATACATTCTGAACGTGGCCAGCACCGCCGCCTACCAGGCGGTGCCGTCGCTGTCGCTCTACGCGGCCAGCAAGGCGTTTTTGCTCAGCTTCAGCCGCGGCCTGCGCTACGAGCTGAAGGCCAGCAATGTCTCCGTAACCTGCCTGTGCCCCGGCGCCACCACCACCAGCTTCGCCGACCGCGCCGGCATGGGCGCCGAGCTACAGGCCACCGCCAACAAAGTCTCGATGACGCCCGAAGCCGTAGCCGAAGCCGCCGTGGCAGGCCTGCTGGCCGGCGAGGCCGAAATCATTCCCGGCGTGCTCAACAAGGTATCGGCCGGCCTCACCAGCGTAGTACCCAAGGGCATCGTGGAGAAAATAGCGGCCGGCATTTACGAGAAGTATTTGTAAGGCTTGGCTGGTATTTCGAGCCCGCCCTCGGAAAGCAACAAGCCCTGAATGCACTCAGGGCTTGTTGCTTTCCGAGGGCGGGCATTTTTCGGAGGCCACCGAGTTCACGAAACTCATCTACTTGGCGCGGTTCGTAAACAGTGATTCGTAGACGAGTTTCGTAAACCCGCCAAGTGCCGCAGCCGCTTGCAGGCACTCGGTGGCATGCTACGATTAGTAGTTTGCCGAAAGGAGCGTTTGTGTTTAGTCGATTTTCGGCAAGTAGCGCGCAAACGACGCGTCCGACACTTTTAAAACCAGTTGCGGTCGGGCTTTATAGCCGTAAAACTTTCCCCACACCTTCCGATTAACACCAACCGTGGCGGCGGTGTCCAAGGCCCACCCCTGTGGAGTTATTTCGTAAAATAAAAGCGGGTTGTAAGTGCCTTTGTCTGGGTCCGCCAAGCCTTCCGCGTAGTCAAGAATGCCCCCATATTCCACCTGCCCATCCCCGTCCACGTCCCGTACCGTCGCTAACACGGGCAGCGCCTGCTTCCGAACGACGCGGCCATCGGCCACGGTCAGGAGCAGCAAGTCGTTCTTGGCAGGCCGGTTGTTGCGTTCAAGGAGCACTTGGTAACCGGCAAGTGCCGGGAGCACCAGCCGGCGGGGCCAGGGGCGTTTGCTGAACTCAAACTCCTGCCCGGCCGGCGCCCGGAAGAAGGCGCGGCCGTGGTCCGCGCACACCACGTGGGAGACGTACTCGGGCAGGCAATCGCTGCCGGCGTCGGCCACGCCGGTAATGACCAGGGTTGGGGCGAAGACCGTGCGAAAGGGCTGGGGCGAGCAAGGGGAATGAAACCCCAACAATGCACACAACACGAAGACAAGGCTACCCAAGCGCATTTTTGAATACATGGTGTGAGTATAAGAAAACGGTGGTTACCTTGAAAGATAAGAACGTTCAAACCTCTACCTAAAAAAAAGGCCCCGAAAACCTGCGTTTTCGGGGCTTTCGGGTGTGTCGCAAAAACGGTCAAAAAAGAATGGGTTCGTGAACGGAGGGCTTCCGCTTGGTAATCCGGCCCGCCAGCCAGTAGGCCAG
This DNA window, taken from Hymenobacter sp. 5317J-9, encodes the following:
- a CDS encoding phytanoyl-CoA dioxygenase family protein gives rise to the protein MALSPDYPRFTLGHALTAEQRAFFAKYGFLHFRPFASPEYVQQLLQATQEVQARWLAEGVEKVNGVPIKYGHDVDGSRIVQRFAFASQHHPVLHELLQDERFKALFPLLEAEGGRVGENEKDGLVVNHYVNVEGSEFSQMGWHTDSLRDVFYGKRIGPMLNVGLHLDGTKATNGGLRVIPGTHRQGLHKMLFRKKYYKDVFYDPNEVAVETEPGDLTVHDGRMWHRVAQSPLVGDASRRRVMYVPILAGKYQPKSQDSPTPFYLRFLHLVK
- a CDS encoding SDR family oxidoreductase, which translates into the protein MYALVTGASRGIGRAISLLLAQRGYDLLLVARSEDQLTALAQEVAQKHKRQARVLVLDLAAPGAADTVANWATQQTDQLAILVNNAGYGLWGRFEQLSLAEQQNMLQLNMNLPVALTHALLPALHKAPKAYILNVASTAAYQAVPSLSLYAASKAFLLSFSRGLRYELKASNVSVTCLCPGATTTSFADRAGMGAELQATANKVSMTPEAVAEAAVAGLLAGEAEIIPGVLNKVSAGLTSVVPKGIVEKIAAGIYEKYL